The Halorhabdus sp. BNX81 genome includes a region encoding these proteins:
- a CDS encoding alpha/beta hydrolase encodes MSQDVTLAVGDSTYPGRLNTPEEPSDRGILIVPGAGHGPFGDVFLRFARRAAEDGHYVARFETWISPNDLEAKTDEDFRAELAAGVEFLRSRGCSTITVVAKSFGGRVALEHLPDGVDRLVLWAPAVLAENAENVPEDAWDHLPAVTPGEFGVDVLTRILQGDDDGIPVDSAERIAEGLPDGELVVLPDEDHSFLRNYTRVIEETVAFLPE; translated from the coding sequence ATGTCCCAGGACGTCACGCTGGCAGTCGGCGACAGCACGTATCCCGGACGACTGAACACGCCCGAGGAGCCTTCAGATCGCGGGATACTGATCGTTCCCGGCGCGGGACACGGGCCGTTCGGCGACGTGTTCCTCCGTTTTGCCCGGAGAGCAGCCGAGGACGGACACTACGTTGCCCGATTCGAGACGTGGATATCCCCCAACGACCTGGAGGCTAAAACCGACGAAGACTTCCGGGCGGAACTGGCGGCCGGCGTCGAGTTCCTTCGTTCGCGGGGCTGTTCGACGATCACGGTCGTCGCCAAGAGTTTCGGCGGCCGAGTGGCTCTAGAGCACCTGCCGGACGGCGTCGATCGGCTGGTACTGTGGGCTCCCGCAGTCCTGGCCGAAAACGCCGAGAACGTCCCCGAAGACGCCTGGGATCACCTGCCAGCCGTGACTCCCGGCGAATTCGGCGTCGACGTTCTGACTCGGATCCTCCAGGGTGACGACGACGGCATCCCCGTCGACAGTGCCGAGCGGATCGCCGAAGGATTGCCAGACGGCGAACTCGTGGTCCTCCCCGACGAGGATCACTCGTTTTTGCGTAACTATACACGCGTCATCGAGGAGACGGTAGCGTTCTTGCCGGAGTGA
- the tgtA gene encoding tRNA guanosine(15) transglycosylase TgtA encodes MRDHFELQAYDAMGRLGELTVPRADVTVETPALLPVINPHHETIDPGRLAEFGAEILITNSYVIYGSDEVREPALDDGLHDLLDFDGAIMTDSGSFQLAEYGEIDVNTTEILEFQREIGSDIATPVDIPTPPDADREQVGREMETTQARLETAADFDAGEMLLNAPVQGATYPDLREQAARDAYATGLDVFPIGAVVPLLNDYRYAEIVDAVAGAKRGLGEDAPVHLFGAGHPMMFALAVAAGCDLFDSAAYALYARDGRYLTVRGTEHLDELEHFPCECPVCSTRTPAELRDRPTHERTKLLAEHNLHVSFGEMRRIKGAIRQGNLLELVETRARAHPTMLDGYRALLDHAEQLERTDPASKDAFFYLSGESADRPEVRRHHDRLARLSPPADLVLAADPDAHAGSDADVWAVEPPFGPVPRGLDQTYPLTAELPERLDGRAYRAAARGVNRLAETSDAAITLVDDGWPASALDLVAEGVDIDTTVEE; translated from the coding sequence ATGCGCGATCACTTCGAACTCCAGGCGTACGACGCCATGGGGCGGCTCGGCGAGTTGACCGTCCCGCGGGCGGACGTCACCGTCGAGACGCCCGCACTGCTGCCGGTCATCAACCCCCACCACGAGACGATCGATCCCGGACGGCTGGCGGAGTTCGGAGCCGAGATCCTGATCACGAACAGCTACGTGATCTACGGGAGCGACGAGGTCCGAGAGCCGGCGCTCGACGATGGATTGCACGACCTGCTGGATTTCGACGGCGCGATCATGACCGACTCGGGATCGTTTCAGCTGGCCGAGTACGGCGAGATCGACGTCAATACGACTGAGATCCTCGAATTCCAGCGTGAGATCGGATCGGACATCGCGACGCCGGTGGACATCCCGACACCGCCCGACGCCGACCGCGAGCAGGTCGGCCGGGAGATGGAGACGACACAGGCTCGACTCGAAACGGCCGCCGACTTCGACGCCGGGGAGATGCTGCTCAACGCGCCAGTCCAGGGGGCGACCTACCCCGATCTTCGGGAGCAGGCCGCTCGGGACGCGTACGCGACGGGGCTCGATGTCTTTCCGATCGGCGCGGTCGTCCCGCTGTTGAACGATTACCGGTACGCCGAGATAGTCGACGCCGTTGCCGGGGCCAAGCGCGGCCTGGGCGAGGACGCCCCGGTCCACCTCTTCGGCGCGGGCCATCCCATGATGTTCGCCCTCGCCGTCGCGGCCGGCTGTGATCTGTTCGACTCTGCCGCCTACGCCCTGTACGCCCGCGACGGCCGATATCTGACCGTCCGCGGGACCGAACACCTCGACGAACTCGAACACTTCCCGTGTGAATGCCCCGTCTGCTCGACCCGAACTCCCGCGGAGCTGCGCGACCGGCCGACTCACGAGCGCACCAAACTGCTGGCCGAGCACAACCTCCACGTCTCCTTCGGCGAAATGCGCCGTATCAAGGGGGCGATCCGGCAGGGGAATCTGCTGGAACTTGTCGAGACCCGCGCTCGCGCCCACCCGACAATGCTCGACGGCTACCGGGCGCTGCTCGACCACGCCGAACAGCTCGAACGCACCGACCCCGCCTCGAAGGACGCCTTCTTCTACCTTTCGGGGGAGAGCGCCGACCGCCCGGAGGTCCGGCGACATCACGATCGACTCGCGCGGCTGTCACCGCCCGCGGACCTCGTGCTCGCGGCCGATCCCGACGCTCACGCTGGATCGGACGCCGACGTCTGGGCGGTCGAGCCTCCCTTCGGGCCGGTCCCGCGTGGCCTCGATCAGACCTATCCACTCACGGCGGAGCTGCCCGAGCGACTCGACGGCCGGGCCTACCGGGCCGCTGCTCGTGGCGTGAATCGTCTCGCCGAGACGAGTGACGCCGCGATCACGCTCGTCGACGACGGCTGGCCGGCGAGCGCACTCGACCTCGTCGCCGAGGGCGTGGACATCGACACGACAGTCGAAGAGTGA